A single Leishmania major strain Friedlin complete genome, chromosome 24 DNA region contains:
- a CDS encoding putative fumarate hydratase produces MLRRLAPLLAEFNFVPLVSKVSHKETKYRLLTKDYVSVVQPGAGLPEMLRVDPAALTLLSSTAFDDVEHLLRSSHLMSLRKIFDDPEASDNDKFVALQLLKNANISSARLLPGCQDTGTAIIAGYRGDQVFVPGNDEEALSRGVYDIFQKRNFRYSQNVPLSMYDEKNTGTNLPAQIDLYASKGMEYSFMFVAKGGGSANKSFLLQETKSVLNPKSLRNFLKEKLAMFGTSACPPYHVAVVIGGTSAEMTMKVLKYASCHYYDDLITKPDMKTGYTFRDLELEEEVLKVCQNIGMGAQFGGKYYAHDVRVIRMPRHGASCPIGIGVSCSADRQALGKINKDGVWLEELEMEPSQYLPDLKEDELLKTPAVMVNLNRPMPEVLQELSKHPVRTRLSLTGTIIVARDSAHARMREMLEAGKPLPQYMKEHPVYYAGPAKQPDGLPSGSFGPTTAGRMDPFVDLFQSHGGSMVMLAKGNRSKQVTKACHKYGGFYLGSIGGPAAVLAQNAIKKVECLDMKDLGMEAVWRIEVENFPAFIVVDDKGNDFFEQL; encoded by the coding sequence AtgctccgccgccttgccccgctgctggcggagtTTAACTTCGTTCCCCTAGTGTCGAAGGTGTCGCACAAGGAAACCAAGTACCGTCTCTTGACCAAGGACTATGTCTCTGTGGtgcagcccggcgctggaCTGCCGGAGATGCTGCGAGTGGATCCGGCAGCGCTTACGCTGCTGTCCTCCACGGCCTTCGATGACGTAGAACATCTGCTGCGCTCTTCGCACCTGATGTCCCTGCGCAAGATCTTCGACGATCCCGAGGCCAGCGACAATGACAAGTTTgtagcgctgcagctgctgaagaATGCGAACATCTCCTCGGCCCGCTTGCTGCCCGGCTGCCAGGATACCGGCACGGCCATCATCGCGGGCTACCGTGGCGATCAGGTGTTTGTGCCCGGCAACGACGAAGAGGCCCTCAGCCGCGGCGTGTACGACATCTTCCAGAAGCGCAACTTTCGCTACAGCCAGAACGTACCGCTCAGCATGTACGATGAAAAAAACACCGGCACGAACCTGCCAGCACAGATTGACCTCTACGCCAGCAAGGGGATGGAATACAGCTTCATGTTTGTCGCGAAGGGCGGCGGCTCGGCAAACAAGTCCTtcctgctgcaggagaccAAGTCCGTGCTCAACCCTAAATCGCTTCGCAATTTTCTCAAGGAGAAGCTGGCCATGTTCGGCACCTCGGCCTGCCCGCCGTACCatgtcgccgtcgtcattGGTGGCACGAGCGCTGAGATGACCATGAAGGTGTTGAAGTACGCCTCCTGCCACTACTACGACGACCTGATCACAAAGCCGGACATGAAAACGGGCTACACATTCCGCGACctcgagctggaggaggaggtatTGAAGGTATGCCAGAACATCGGGATGGGTGCTCAGTTTGGCGGCAAGTACTACGCCCATGACGTGCGCGTGATCCGCATGCCTCGCCACGGCGCCTCCTGTCCCATCGGCATCGGTGTTTCGTGCAGCGCGGATCGCCAGGCGCTTGGCAAGATCAACAAGGATGGCGTGtggctggaggagctggagatgGAGCCGTCCCAGTATCTGCCGGACTTGAAGGAGGATGAGCTGCTTAAGACGCCGGCGGTCATGGTGAACCTGAACCGGCCCATGCCAGAGGTTCTTCAGGAGCTCTCCAAGCACCCTGTCAGGACCCGCCTCAGCCTCACGGGCACCATCATCGTAGCGCGCGACAGTGCCCACGCCCGGATGCGCGAGATGCTGGAGGCTGgcaagccgctgccgcagtaCATGAAGGAGCACCCCGTGTACTACGCCGGCCCGGCGAAGCAACCCGACGGTCTTCCGTCCGGCTCCTTCGGTCCGACGACGGCTGGCCGCATGGACCCGTTTGTCGACCTCTTCCAGTCTCACGGCGGCTCCATGGTGATGCTTGCCAAGGGCAACCGCAGCAAGCAGGTGACGAAAGCGTGCCACAAGTACGGCGGTTTCTACCTGGGCAGCATTGGCGGCCCAGCGGCCGTGCTGGCGCAGAATGCGATCAAGAAAGTCGAGTGCCTCGACATGAAGGACCTTGGCATGGAGGCAGTGTGGAGGATCGAAGTGGAGAACTTCCCAGCCTTCATCGTTGTGGATGACAAGGGCAACGACTTCTTCGAACAGCTCTAG